A stretch of Pleuronectes platessa chromosome 24, fPlePla1.1, whole genome shotgun sequence DNA encodes these proteins:
- the cavin2b gene encoding caveolae-associated protein 2b, giving the protein MVTTETHQSQDLLVPPQIQDQDHDQDQDRDQDSPSSLLAGFETEKMSQGPVNAITVLTLLDKLVNMLDAVQENQHKMEGHQVEMEGVVRGIQADMTKLSKSHSHTSNTVSKLLDKSRKLSVTMKEVRDRMERQGVQVKKLEANHAHLISRNNFKVLIFQEETEIPSSVFVKDPPPFPRDEILEEGEESAPCVHDGNQSHEGGLHTIDLSSDEDVGLEAELEDEEAWPHDLENMEKSRAEKLKRSSLKKVDSLKKAFSRHNIEKKMNKIGTKIVSVEQREKIKLKTSNLKVSPLTFSIRKPRSSSDSQPPDASAQTGESVTTEADVQLSPLGSSDLEVPFTEVHAQLAPGEPEQETEEVIDEVKEGEEVADESVVSEGVSQEYALSSTLPQEEKREEEEEKKEEEEKKEEEC; this is encoded by the exons ATGGTGACAACTGAGACACACCAGAGCCAGGACCTGCTGGTCCCCCCCCAGATCCAGGACCAGGATCatgaccaggaccaggaccggGACCAGGACtcgccctcctccctcctggcaggGTTTGAGACTGAGAAAATGAGTCAGGGTCCTGTCAACGCCATCACCGTCCTCACTCTGCTCGACAAACTggtcaatatgttggatgctgTTCAGGAAAACCAGCACAAGATGGAG GGGCACCAGGTCGAGATGGAGGGCGTGGTCAGAGGGATCCAGGCTGATATGACCAAACTGTCAAAGAGTCACAGTCACACATCAAACACCGTCAGTAAACTTCTGGACAAAAGCCGCAAGCTGTCCGTCACCATGAAGGAG GTGCGTGACAGGATGGAGCGTCAGGGTGTCCAAGTGAAGAAACTGGAGGCAAACCATGCCCACCTGATCAGCAGGAACAACTTCAAGGTTCTCATCTTCCAg gaggagacagagatcCCCTCCAGTGTTTTTGTGAAGGATCCTCCACCGTTCCCTCGGGATGAGATTctggaggaaggtgaggaaTCAGCACCTTGCGTCCACGATGGCAACCAGTCTCATGAGGGCGGGCTCCACACCATTGACCTATCATCTGATGAGGACGTTGGTCTGGAGGCagagctggaggatgaagaggcgTGGCCTCATGACTTAGAGAACATGGAGAAGTCCAGAGCTGAGAAACTGAAACGATCCAGTCTTAAGAAG gtggaCAGTCTGAAGAAGGCATTCTCCAGACATAACATTGAGAAGAAGATGAACAAGATCGGCACAAAGATCGTTTCTGTGGAGCAACGAGAGAAAATCAAACTGAAaacctccaacctgaaggtttcacctttgaccttcagcATCCGGAAG cCTCGCAGCAGCTCGGACTCTCAGCCTCCTGATGCCTCTGCTCAGACCGGGGAGTCTGTTACTACCGAGGCCGACGTCCAGCTCTCCCCACTGGGCAGCAGCGACCTCGAGGTCCCCTTCACTGAGGTCCATGCCCAGTTGGCCCCAGGCGAGCCggagcaggagacagaggaagtgatAGATGAGGTTAaggaaggtgaggaggtggCAGATGAGTCGGTGGTTTCAGAGGGAGTGAGTCAGGAGTACGCTCTGTCCTCCACACTCcctcaggaggaaaaaagagaggaggaagaggagaagaaggaggaagaggagaagaaggaggaagagtgCTGA